In one Tripterygium wilfordii isolate XIE 37 chromosome 22, ASM1340144v1, whole genome shotgun sequence genomic region, the following are encoded:
- the LOC119990553 gene encoding tRNA (guanine-N(7)-)-methyltransferase non-catalytic subunit wdr4-like produces the protein MEEDKHMEEGETEKGLEVAPAIIASHPTQNSVSVAVGSDLRVFDLRGDCPVNLVDDSGGPMHNDSIRAIRYGASGKRFVSAGDDKLVKIWSAETWHCIHTVNSEKRVTAVAISNDDLYVCFADKFGVVWGVDLHALDDNQTLVNMKPSPMLAHYCSIITSLEFSPDGRFIVSADRDFKIRVTVFPKKPLDGAHEIQSYCLGHTEFVSCVAFLCTLDYPHGLLLSGSGDSTVRLWDISSGSVLDTCEVGAKAGLLESNGSEEDSSTVTDLCVIPGSMFVAVAIQSLQGIMVLSCDISARTLCVAKVVSIPGENFIPTSLGCSSSAELLWIVTGVSNLRGFDYPSLARVRVISGFKKGNPDSSIVLEDNEIPGGEKLLEKLQGTISIEENVFSAAAEAVKTAMSNLLLKKQYPSERREFRKRTRNDRKIKK, from the exons ATGGAAGAAGACAAACATATGGAAGAGGGAGAAACTGAAAAGGGACTCGAAGTGGCTCCGGCAATTATAGCGAGTCACCCGACCCAGAATTCAGTCTCCGTTGCTGTTGGTTCAGACCTTCGCGTCTTCGATCTCCG TGGAGATTGCCCAGTAAATTTGGTGGATGATTCTGGTGGGCCTATGCACAATGATTCTATACGAGCTATTCGTTATGGTGCCAGTGGGAAGCGTTTTGTATCTGCTGGTGATGACAAACTTGTCAAGATTTGGTCTGCTGAGACCTGGCACTGCATTCATACAGT GAACTCTGAGAAGAGAGTAACTGCAGTCGCAATAAGCAATGATGATCTATATGTTTGTTTTGCTGACAAATTTGGAGTGGTTTGGGGTGTGGATCTGCATGCTCTCGATGACAATCAAACTTTAGTCAATATGAAGCCATCACCAATGCTTGCACACTACTGTAGCATAATCACTAGCCTG GAGTTTTCACCAGATGGGCGGTTTATTGTCAGTGCTGATCGAGATTTTAAGATTCGA GTTACTGTGTTCCCTAAGAAGCCTTTAGATGGAGCTCATGAGATACAAAGTTATTGCCTTGGTCATACTGA GTTTGTGTCCTGCGTTGCCTTCCTCTGCACTTTGGATTACCCCCATGGGCTTCTTCTATCTGGTAGTGGTGATTCAACT GTTCGCCTGTGGGATATTTCCTCTGGTTCAGTCCTCGACACTTGTGAAGTTGGTGCTAAG GCAGGACTCTTAGAATCTAATGGAAGTGAAGAGGACAGTTCTACTGTTACTGATCTATGTGTGATCCCAGGCAGCATGTTTGTTGCAGTGGCCATTCAAAG CTTGCAAGGAATAATGGTGTTAAGCTGTGACATATCTGCTCGAACTCTGTGTGTTGCCAAG GTGGTTTCTATCCCAGGCGAGAACTTTATCCCCACAAGTCTGGGTTGTAGCTCTTCTGCAGAACTTTTGTGGATTGTTACAGGAGTCTCTAATTTGCGTGGTTTTGACTACCCATCTTTAGCCCGTGTTAGGGTAATTTCTGGCTTCAAGAAAGGCAATCCCGATTCTTCGATTGTATTGGAAGATAATGAAATACCTGGGGGAGAGAAGTTACTTGAAAAGTTGCAGGGAACTATATCCATAGAGGAAAATGTTTTTTCAGCCGCAGCTGAAGCAGTGAAAACTGCAATGTCCAATTTGCTACTGAAGAAGCAGTACCCTTCGGAGAGACGGGAATTTAGAAAGAGAACCAGAAATGACAGGAAAATCAAGAAGTGA